CAAGTTGGTCCTAAAATGAGTACCAAAGGTTAGAAGCACACAAAATGATTTTCTTGATAAACAAACACAAATATCAGTTGATTGTATCTTACCTAATAGAACGGGCCTGGGTAAGGGACCAATCAATTTCGATGGTTGGACCACCAGGGGGAGGGCCAGTGAATTCCTGGTTAGAGTTGCTGTAGTGAAGTACACCGGTGGTAGTAAGGAGAATAGACGAGAAACGATTTGAAACAACAATGTAGTAGTCCTTAGGAGCTTGATCAGCTGTGATGAGGACAGAGTAGGTTTGTCCAACATGAACGTCGAGTGAGGAATATGTCTCTTGCATTGTATGTGTTCCTTCTACTTCTACCAATTTCATTTTGTGTCCTTCGATACGAAAGTTGAGTGAATGTTCCAATCCAACATTTGATATTCTTAGTCTATAAGTTTTCCCTGTATTCATACAGAATTATAATACTCATTGTTAGATTATAACATTTGATATTCTTATAATTTCatataataagaaataaaaggCAATTGTTTTTCACCTTGATCAACTGTGAAGGAAGCGCGATTAGGGCCTTGAGGACCGTGGCCATTGATATGAAGGGCATCAACAAAAGGCAACTTGTGGTTTCTGTCAAGAATTGATTTCAAGTACTGCATAAATTGAAGTTTTAAATCCAGTTACTATCTGAACAAATCAGCAAATATCCGTAGGGTGAGGGTCAGCTTAGaaacctcgactaattccacaaTGTACCTGATCATAGATATCAGTTAACTTTGTCCGCCAAGACTTTGACACGATACAAGACATTATATTGGGATTTGGGACCTATTACTATCCCTCCTCACTCAACACATATCATGATTTGTACTAAAGCTTCTAAAATTTTACCAGGGGACTCAACAGTTTATATATAATGAAAAGGTTCACTAGTCATACCGTGTGATTGCTCTTGTACCAATCGCCAATAAGGACGGTGAAATCACCAGTAGGCTCATCGAAAGGGACAGGAATCCCAGGCCTACTGAGGATCCTGAAGCCTCCAAAACCACCAGAAGCTTTGTGGAATGCAGTTGAAGGAAAATAGTAAAAGCTACCTATTTGATCCTTCACTTGCAAAATATATGTGAAATTCTTGCCTGGTGGAATTGGGCATGTAGTTCCCCATACTCCATCTTCAAATGAGTTTCTCCTATTTTGTATTCCATTCCTATATAATTTCGCAACATATTAAGTAGCAGTTTGTGTTtggttaattaattagaaatgatttttttataaatattataacaaCAAATTATTCGTTTTTGAATTTCACTATCATAAATGTTGTCGCGAGACAATAGGTGGATGACTTATTATAGGCATATCTGgaggagaaagaaaaaaaaactagcaTATGATATTTTGCCTTGTTGATATGTTGTTCTCCACTCTTACTTGACGAACTAATTTCAGGCCTTGATTCATTCTCAGCAAGGAAGGAATGAGTCGATTTCCGATTTGCGCTCGACCAAGTTTTATTGAAGTGCTTTTAAGGAAAAACTATTTTatgtttttagcttttgaaaaaATAGTTTCTGCTACTAGGTACTCAAAAACACTTTTGTTTTCCCTAAAAAGTTTGGACATTGCTAGTGCTActatttaatattatataactTCCATTTAGGGCAAAAAAATGTTGAGGGACATTGTTAGTGCTATTATTTAAATTCAAAACTAAATATTGGTGTAGTGAAAATGTGCACACATTTTGCTTTGTGCTTTTCTACTTATCTTGTTCACATGCCCTTCACATGATTACCTACTCTCTGTCTAGTTTTTCAAACATTTAAACATTCGTACAACAAACTAATAGGAACCATGTGACTTGTACAAATTAGAATTGACTCAAAATATTGTTGAACTTTTTCTACATTGGATCAATACAATATTCTTGAACCTTGATTACATCGTTATCTATGCTAGtaattagaaaataaattaatagaTGGCTTAAAACTAGTCAAAAAAGAATTAGATAAGAGAGCATAAATTTGAcgtaaaaaatcaataaaatgtaggacaaatattttgaatgtTCATTATAGTTAGTAGGGAGTTTGCTAGACAAACATTATTTAATAGCATCTTTCGACGATAGATATGAACAAAAAGCTTTGAGAAAACTAgtgttttttaaattatatgaaGCACATAATAAAAATCAACGAATAATCAcgtataaaagaaaagttagtaTCTTGATATCTTGAAATTAATAATGTTGTGATAATATCCATAGGAGTTTCGATGGAAAAACTTAGTGTAGCGTATAAATTTAATGTCACTTGTATCGATTCCAACAAATTTATGTTGGCCGTGACATCAATGCCCTCAGCCTCGCGAAGCATAAACCAAAACATGAATAACAAcaattcatgttcatgtttTCGCGAGGCATCGTAACATTATTAATGTCACGGCCAAATGAGGACGTGAGAAAGGagaagatttaaaaaaaatgaagaggaAAATTAccaagaaagaagaaaaggctCATCCAAATTGTTGAAGACATTGATAATAACATTGTCATTGGTGACAGAGACAATATCAGGACCAGGAAATTGCCCATTAATCAGAATTCCCTATACACACAAATTAAAACAGAATACTATAAGATCATCACAAaagattaaattaaaaaatcccaaaataattaaaaggatAATTTTTTGTCATCTATTACTGAAAATAAcagcaatttttttttaaagaaacctACCTTTTGAGGAAGGCCTAGAGGCCAAATCGTTCCATAAGTAATATTCCATTCGAAGAATCTATAAGGACTCTCTGCTACTGTGTTCACAACTAGTAACACCACTAAAAACACCGCTAACTCTCCTTTTAGCAGCATTTTTTCGTATATTAATTCTATAAGAAAAGTTTCTCAAGTTTAAACTACGAAATGGGTTAAAAGTAGGAGGGAATTAAAGTGGACATGAAGATGAAGGCATATGTGTATATTTATAAGTGGTTACAAAATAGTTAAAAGTTAAGTGGGTAACTAGTGAGCAAGTGGCCCATGGTTACTCATagctataaaaataattaaaggagggaaatatttttgagagggagtaaattttaaaatggaGAAGTAGAAGGGgcaaaaagaataaagaaaaaggaTTGTATTGTCGGTGAGGAGTACATAGTGGATctagaaagaataaaaaaagttatTCAAATGTGGCTTATAGTCCCGCATGCAGATTTGGTTGAATTTCGTATATTTTGTTTAAATAATGTATattgttttaataaatttattaaatatataaatattaaatttagaatTCAGTTACTATCATTTAAAATCGTCATTATAAAATTCAGAACCTATAAAACTGAAATTTTAATTTCGGGTTCATACCAAACTAAGTTCACTTTAATTCTGAGAAAAAACACCAATCACAAAATGAGGCATTACTCGATAGtgcataatatttttttaaaagttgaaaaGGAATTTATATTTAGAAGttaaaattgtattttaatatgtatttaatttgaaaataaagaagTAAAAACTATATGAatgaaacttgaaaaaataatcaaaatcacTTTTTGACCAATATTAACTCTAaaaatttaagttttaaaatttctttttggaaaaaggaaaaaagatttTATGTCTATGGGCATTAAAACTTAACTACACctattgcaattttttttataagctTTAACCTTTCCGTGTCTAAAATTCATTAGCTCGactaattcaaaattttgtgGTAGAAAAGTTTGTTGCTGGACTTTTATTTATAGTGTGCCTTATCAAAGAAATAATAACAATTTCATTTGTTAacattaatatttaattaaacaaAGTTAGTTATGTATTTCagaattcatacatatatagttTTCGACTTAATTATACAAAAACGTGAAAATCTTTGATTTTTGTTCATTAAAAAGAGTAGCAAATTTGTTCACTTAATCATGTGGCCTCTTCACATGCCTGCTGTTTGCTTCTGCTTGGTTTGGAAGTGGCACTAATATTCCAAATTAATTATCTCTATATGTGATGATATCGATtggttagaaaaaaaaaattaaaaatcaaagtcTAAGAAGATATAGATATTTATTCGATCATAAATCAACTTAttgagaataaaataaaaaaatttaaaatcaaatcatTGAAACAAACCGAAAAATGTATATCACATGAAATTATCTAATATATTCTTTTCCTTGATTGGTGATAAATTAATAATCACAAATTTCAAAGCTTGGAGTTGAGTCAACAATTATGTATCAAAAGGGAATGGCCAACTtggaatttaaaattattatgttCTTGAAAAAGTCTTCCCAATCAATCTAGGCGGGAGAGAAAATGGATTTGCCTCTTTCATTTAGTGTTCATTGTCGAATCGGATCTGTGCGTGCAACTTCAATTGTGATCTGATCTGTGATGTGTGTTGCTATTAAATGACGttacacataatttattatgtAAGTAACTTGGTTGCGTATTAATCATACAcgaaaataaaatcaaaagacaaagtagaataataaaaaaataaattagttaGCAAACAAACACTTATCAATATCATCTGTCATAATATACTTTTTTTCCTTTCGAGTTGCGTATTCACTGAGGATAAAATAaaaccaaaataataataaaaaaaactgatttaaaatcttttcatatttattaaattttataatcaaTTAAATTACATCACATTAAAAAAAACGTATAGGTAATATATTTAGGGCCTGAAAGAGGGATTTGCTAGTAATTCCATTCACGTGCTGGATGCATCAAAAGATCATATGAAAATGGatttatatttctatatttattcaGCCAAAATGCAGATCTCTATGCACATTACACACAAAGTCCCGCTGaaaaaccaaaaataaatatattttttaaaaacaaaactCATACTCTGAACTTTGAACTTAAAAGTGCACATCTTACTGCACAAATACTTTGTTTAAACCAAGTCTTAGTACcataataagaaatattttgttGAAACCAAGTCTTAGTACCATAATAAGACAAGTGGACTACGTTCAAATAGAGGCAAGAGTCAGGAtttcaattttatgatttctatattttaaaataatgatttttaGTAATAGTAATTAGGTTCAAGTTTTAACGTATAAGTAAAGCAGTCAAAACTAACAAATTCAATCAAATCTGTATCTGAGCTTCTACGTCCTCCGCACTTTAATTCTAACTTCCAAGTCTTACTAATGGGAAGGGAATTAAATTTGGGGGAGGGTGGTTATCACATAATGGTCAATTAAACGAAGACACGtgacatatatatcaaaaataattttgaaataatgacttttgaataaaaaaaatgtggCCATTAACTTAATGACATGTGAATTTTTTtaccaaaataataattaaaaaagaagaagaaattcatCACGTCTAAAAAAGTGATTttcgaaaaaaagaaaaaacccaCCCCCAACCTAGTCGTCTTCTTCACCCACCCCTTCCCAGTCGTCTTCTCCACGACTCCACCTCCACTCAGcccaaccccaacccctccTCCACCCTATCAAGTCGTCTTCTCCACCTCCACTCACCCCAACCCCAACTCCTTCCCCACCCATATTGTCTTCTCAAGAAACTTATCAAAAGaaac
This Solanum dulcamara chromosome 1, daSolDulc1.2, whole genome shotgun sequence DNA region includes the following protein-coding sequences:
- the LOC129881425 gene encoding L-ascorbate oxidase homolog; this translates as MLLKGELAVFLVVLLVVNTVAESPYRFFEWNITYGTIWPLGLPQKGILINGQFPGPDIVSVTNDNVIINVFNNLDEPFLLSWNGIQNRRNSFEDGVWGTTCPIPPGKNFTYILQVKDQIGSFYYFPSTAFHKASGGFGGFRILSRPGIPVPFDEPTGDFTVLIGDWYKSNHTYLKSILDRNHKLPFVDALHINGHGPQGPNRASFTVDQGKTYRLRISNVGLEHSLNFRIEGHKMKLVEVEGTHTMQETYSSLDVHVGQTYSVLITADQAPKDYYIVVSNRFSSILLTTTGVLHYSNSNQEFTGPPPGGPTIEIDWSLTQARSIRTNLTASGPRPNPQGSYHYGMINTTRTIRLANSAGQVNGKQRYAVNSVSFVPTKSNTPLKLADYFNIGGFTPGNIPDAPTGKGIYLDTSVLQTDYRTFIEIVFENKEGIMQSWHLNGYAFWVVGMDGGKWTPASRDQYNLRDAVSRITTQVYPKSWTAIYISLDNVGMWNLRSEFWARQYLGQQLYMRVYTTSTSWRDEYPIPINALLCGDVAGRHKRPL